One window from the genome of Leuconostoc suionicum encodes:
- a CDS encoding Tex family protein, whose product MTELIQHESTQDVIAQSVAAKVTNITKKQINATLTLLNEGSTVPFIARYRKEMTGELDEVQIRDIQSIAKRSKELVERKNTVLKAIFEQRKLTDALQKSIQNAQTLQELEDIYLPYKQKRRTKAMVARENGLQPLADWLMTHINNNIDEVLPNYVNEDLPTMVDVRAGVHEILAEQIGEKANYRQWLRLRMAVDGMLVSSLKRGMADKDEQKVYEQYYDFTETIKSLLNNKFRILAVNRGEKEGILSVKIDFSEARMMHFIQTKELNGQNPTGQGYEILHHAIEDAYKRFIRPAVEREIRQELTIQAQEQAIKVFGDNLYHLLMQAPLKNKIVMGFDPGFRTGSKLAIIDSNGKFLAKQVIYPHKPANVQKRAEAISIFKQLVSDYKVELVAIGNGTASRESEEFVAENLPTGVKYTIVNEAGASVYSASEQAREEFPDLHVEERSAISIGRRIQDPLAELIKIDPKSVGVGQYQHDLNAKTLDEQVDNVVETAVNQVGVNLNTASPALLAHIAGLNKNLAQNIVNYRNDFGEFTSRTQIKKVPRLGPKAYEQAAGFLRIVDGKNILDNTDIHPESYAAAKKLLSLANISPVNLATDEANAVLNRLDNEHTAEQLDVGIQTLHDMVMSLQKPGRDGRSEMVGALLKSDVMHIEDLKAGMKLQGTVRNVVDFGAFVDLGVKHDGLVHISRMSTRRIKHPSEIVSVGDIVEVWIVDVDEKRNRIGLTMLTPQ is encoded by the coding sequence ATGACAGAATTAATACAACATGAGTCAACGCAAGACGTTATTGCGCAAAGTGTTGCGGCTAAAGTAACGAATATAACTAAAAAGCAAATTAATGCTACACTAACCTTGCTTAACGAAGGATCAACTGTCCCTTTCATCGCCAGATATCGAAAAGAAATGACGGGTGAACTGGATGAAGTACAGATTCGTGATATCCAATCTATTGCAAAAAGGTCAAAAGAGTTAGTAGAACGAAAAAATACAGTTTTAAAAGCCATTTTTGAACAACGTAAATTAACTGATGCTTTGCAAAAGAGTATTCAAAACGCTCAGACGCTTCAGGAACTGGAAGATATATATTTACCATATAAACAAAAACGGCGGACCAAGGCGATGGTTGCACGGGAAAATGGTCTGCAACCACTTGCCGACTGGTTAATGACGCATATTAATAATAATATTGATGAGGTTCTTCCAAATTACGTTAATGAAGATTTACCAACGATGGTTGATGTGCGTGCAGGAGTGCATGAAATTTTGGCTGAACAAATCGGCGAAAAGGCTAATTATCGTCAGTGGCTACGCTTGAGAATGGCTGTAGATGGGATGTTGGTTTCTAGTTTAAAGCGTGGTATGGCTGACAAAGATGAGCAAAAAGTTTACGAGCAATATTACGATTTCACTGAAACAATTAAATCACTTCTTAACAATAAGTTTCGTATTTTAGCGGTAAATAGAGGTGAAAAGGAGGGCATATTATCTGTAAAAATTGATTTTTCTGAGGCACGTATGATGCACTTTATTCAAACGAAAGAGTTGAATGGACAAAATCCAACAGGCCAGGGATATGAGATATTGCACCATGCCATTGAAGATGCTTATAAACGTTTTATTCGTCCAGCAGTCGAAAGAGAAATTAGACAAGAATTGACAATCCAAGCACAAGAACAAGCCATTAAGGTATTTGGCGACAATCTTTATCATCTTTTGATGCAAGCTCCTCTGAAGAATAAAATTGTGATGGGGTTTGATCCAGGATTTCGTACAGGATCAAAATTAGCAATTATTGATAGCAATGGCAAATTTTTAGCTAAGCAGGTTATCTATCCGCATAAACCAGCTAATGTGCAGAAACGAGCCGAAGCAATTAGCATTTTCAAACAGTTGGTATCAGACTACAAGGTAGAGCTGGTAGCAATTGGGAATGGCACAGCGTCTCGTGAATCTGAAGAGTTTGTTGCGGAAAATCTACCGACTGGTGTAAAGTATACTATTGTCAACGAAGCGGGCGCCTCCGTATATTCTGCTTCCGAACAGGCGCGGGAAGAATTTCCCGATTTGCACGTGGAAGAGCGTAGTGCGATTTCTATTGGGCGCCGGATTCAGGATCCGTTAGCTGAGTTAATCAAAATTGATCCAAAGTCCGTTGGTGTTGGCCAATATCAGCATGATTTGAATGCAAAAACACTAGATGAACAAGTAGACAACGTTGTCGAAACAGCAGTTAACCAAGTTGGAGTTAATTTAAATACAGCTTCACCAGCGTTATTAGCTCACATTGCAGGTCTAAATAAAAATTTGGCTCAAAATATCGTTAATTATCGAAACGATTTTGGTGAATTTACGTCGCGTACACAAATCAAGAAAGTACCACGTTTAGGACCTAAAGCGTATGAACAGGCTGCTGGATTTTTACGTATTGTGGATGGTAAGAATATATTAGATAACACGGATATTCATCCAGAAAGTTATGCCGCTGCTAAAAAGTTATTGTCATTAGCAAACATAAGCCCAGTAAACCTAGCGACAGATGAAGCTAATGCGGTATTGAACCGATTAGATAATGAGCACACAGCGGAGCAATTAGATGTTGGTATACAAACGTTGCATGATATGGTAATGAGCTTACAAAAACCGGGACGAGATGGTCGTTCAGAAATGGTAGGGGCATTGCTAAAATCTGATGTTATGCACATTGAAGATTTGAAAGCAGGTATGAAACTACAAGGTACCGTTCGCAATGTTGTGGATTTTGGTGCATTTGTGGATCTGGGTGTCAAACACGATGGACTTGTGCATATTTCTAGAATGAGTACACGTCGTATTAAACATCCATCTGAAATTGTATCCGTTGGTGATATTGTTGAGGTCTGGATTGTTGATGTTGATGAAAAAAGAAATCGCATTGGATTAACCATGTTGACGCCGCAATAA
- a CDS encoding ABC-F family ATP-binding cassette domain-containing protein → MKQFRVDNLKSTYGEKVLFNDISFLITEGDRIGLIGVNGSGKTSLLNAISGKKPADAGTITKQNDYTIGYLAQEPYLDDHSLLMDAILSGDQPVFQTIRQYEYALRKFGEQPTDEKVAQNFEKAQDAMDRDDAWTTESQVKTILTQLHMPELHKKVSELSGGQRKRVGLAQVLIQEPDLLILDEPTNHLDFDSISWLEKYLATYKGAVLVVTHDRYFLDAVTTRIFELSFGDLYEYQGNYQDYMSGKSQRIEQGKVAEHKQQQLYKQELAWMRKSARARTTKQKGRENAFAELEANMGTLQLDEDVAVNLGQQRLGKKVIVIEDATIQFDNKKIFENFNLRVSSGDRIGITGANGAGKSTFLNAIAGRVPLTSGIIELGETVKMAYYTQVTEEIPDDKRVIAYLSDVATTVKDKDGNQISVSDLLEQFLFPPFMHGTLIRQLSGGEKRRLYLLKLLLQQPNVLLLDEPTNDLDIGTLTVLEDFLSGFAGAVITVSHDRYFLDKVANQLYMFEGNGVVKRFDGLFSDYLAMDLAKSAPAQKEEKVVTDKKPQKKKLTYNEKKEWQTIEDDIASIEQRISEIPEEMAQNGTNYVLLGDLQKELDSLNEALEEKMNRWEYLSEIVEGL, encoded by the coding sequence ATGAAACAATTTAGAGTAGACAATTTAAAAAGTACATATGGCGAAAAGGTTCTTTTCAATGATATTTCATTTTTGATTACGGAAGGTGATCGAATTGGTTTAATTGGTGTAAACGGCAGTGGAAAAACTTCTCTTCTGAATGCCATTTCTGGCAAAAAGCCAGCTGATGCTGGAACAATCACGAAGCAAAATGACTATACAATCGGATATCTGGCGCAAGAGCCGTATTTGGATGACCATTCCTTATTGATGGATGCAATCTTGTCTGGTGATCAACCAGTATTCCAGACGATACGACAGTATGAATATGCGTTGCGGAAATTCGGAGAGCAGCCCACAGATGAAAAAGTTGCCCAAAATTTTGAAAAAGCACAAGATGCCATGGACCGAGATGATGCCTGGACAACGGAATCTCAGGTAAAAACAATTCTAACACAGCTACATATGCCAGAGTTGCATAAAAAAGTGAGCGAACTTTCAGGGGGACAACGGAAAAGAGTTGGATTAGCCCAAGTCTTGATTCAAGAGCCAGACTTATTGATATTGGATGAACCTACTAACCATTTAGATTTTGATTCTATTTCTTGGTTAGAAAAGTATTTAGCTACCTATAAGGGGGCAGTTTTAGTTGTTACTCATGATCGTTATTTTTTGGATGCTGTCACAACAAGAATATTCGAATTATCATTTGGCGATTTGTATGAATATCAAGGTAACTACCAAGATTATATGAGTGGAAAGTCTCAGCGTATTGAGCAGGGCAAGGTCGCTGAACACAAGCAACAGCAACTATACAAACAAGAGCTAGCATGGATGCGTAAATCTGCTCGTGCCCGAACAACCAAACAAAAAGGGCGAGAGAATGCTTTTGCTGAGCTAGAAGCTAACATGGGTACACTACAGCTCGATGAAGATGTTGCTGTTAATCTTGGACAGCAACGTTTAGGAAAAAAAGTAATTGTTATTGAAGATGCGACTATTCAATTTGACAATAAAAAAATATTTGAAAATTTCAATTTACGAGTTTCCTCAGGTGATCGTATAGGTATTACAGGTGCCAATGGCGCGGGAAAATCTACTTTTTTGAATGCAATAGCTGGGAGAGTGCCATTAACTAGCGGAATCATTGAATTAGGTGAAACTGTAAAGATGGCTTATTATACACAGGTTACTGAAGAGATTCCAGATGATAAGCGTGTGATTGCTTATTTGTCAGACGTTGCAACTACTGTAAAGGACAAAGACGGGAATCAAATTAGTGTCTCGGACTTATTAGAGCAATTTCTATTTCCACCATTTATGCATGGGACATTAATTCGGCAGTTGTCTGGTGGTGAAAAAAGGCGACTGTACTTATTGAAACTGCTACTACAACAACCTAATGTGCTTTTGCTTGATGAGCCGACGAATGATCTTGATATTGGAACATTAACTGTTCTAGAAGATTTCCTGTCTGGTTTTGCTGGGGCCGTAATTACTGTTTCCCATGATCGTTATTTTTTGGATAAAGTTGCTAATCAACTATATATGTTTGAAGGGAATGGTGTTGTCAAACGCTTTGATGGCCTGTTCAGTGACTATCTGGCGATGGACTTAGCGAAATCAGCACCAGCACAAAAAGAAGAAAAAGTAGTTACTGATAAGAAGCCGCAAAAAAAGAAGTTAACATACAATGAAAAAAAAGAGTGGCAAACAATTGAAGATGATATAGCTTCAATTGAACAAAGAATCTCTGAAATTCCTGAAGAGATGGCTCAAAATGGTACAAATTATGTCTTGTTAGGCGATTTACAAAAAGAGTTAGATTCGCTAAATGAGGCCCTGGAAGAAAAAATGAATCGCTGGGAATATTTGAGTGAAATTGTGGAAGGCTTGTGA
- a CDS encoding dihydroorotate oxidase, translating to MNLTANIAGFNFDHILLNAAGVVCQTSDELDSVLASDYTGAVVTKSATPSLRPGNVSPRYHELTNGLGTINSMGLPNEGFAYYMDYVTQKQTDKPIFFSVAGLSKQENLDMLHKIEESKFNGLVELNLSCPNVPGKPQTAYDFETTEEILTEVFSFFTKPLGVKLPPYFDIVHFDNIANILNKFPLAFVNAINSIGNGLVIDEETDTVVIKPKGGFGGVGGPIVKATALANVRALRQRLSPTIKMIGTGGVTSGRDVYEHVLCGADLVEVGSQLAIEGISVFERLEKELTAILTEKGYNSLDEVRGQLKIIE from the coding sequence ATGAATTTAACTGCTAACATCGCTGGTTTCAACTTCGACCACATTTTACTCAACGCTGCAGGTGTTGTGTGCCAGACTAGCGACGAATTAGATAGTGTTCTAGCATCTGACTACACGGGCGCTGTTGTGACGAAATCAGCAACTCCAAGCCTTCGCCCAGGGAACGTCTCGCCTCGATATCATGAATTGACCAATGGCTTAGGCACGATTAATTCAATGGGCTTACCAAATGAGGGCTTTGCATATTACATGGATTATGTTACCCAAAAACAAACAGACAAGCCAATCTTCTTCTCAGTTGCTGGTTTATCCAAGCAAGAGAACTTAGATATGTTGCACAAGATAGAAGAATCAAAATTCAATGGCCTTGTTGAACTAAATCTATCTTGTCCTAATGTGCCCGGCAAGCCTCAAACAGCTTATGATTTTGAAACAACTGAAGAAATTTTAACTGAAGTATTTTCATTTTTCACCAAGCCTCTTGGCGTTAAGTTGCCACCCTACTTTGATATTGTGCATTTTGACAATATTGCAAATATTTTAAATAAATTTCCATTAGCCTTTGTCAATGCCATCAACTCAATTGGTAATGGCCTAGTGATTGATGAAGAAACTGACACAGTTGTGATTAAACCAAAAGGTGGTTTTGGTGGTGTCGGTGGTCCCATTGTCAAAGCAACAGCGCTAGCCAATGTTAGAGCACTACGTCAGCGGTTAAGCCCAACTATTAAAATGATTGGTACTGGTGGGGTTACTTCTGGACGTGATGTTTATGAACACGTTTTGTGTGGCGCTGACTTAGTTGAAGTTGGTTCACAATTAGCAATCGAAGGAATATCTGTTTTTGAACGTTTGGAAAAAGAGTTAACAGCTATTTTAACAGAAAAAGGCTATAATTCTCTTGATGAAGTTCGTGGGCAGTTGAAAATAATTGAGTAA
- a CDS encoding universal stress protein has protein sequence MISRIVVAIDGSEAAQRAVDFSVELAKKFDAKIDIVNVIQYPTITYYDSDQSFYDSLVQRMTNTASAKLDEAAAVVKDAEIAVDTHVLQGDARFVLADQVPEQLSPDLIVMGKTGTNIVMRVFMGSTARYVSEHAETSVLLVQ, from the coding sequence ATGATTAGTAGAATTGTTGTTGCGATAGACGGTAGCGAAGCCGCTCAAAGAGCTGTCGATTTTAGCGTCGAATTGGCAAAGAAATTTGATGCTAAAATAGATATTGTTAATGTAATTCAGTATCCAACCATCACTTATTACGACTCTGACCAATCTTTTTATGATTCTTTGGTTCAGAGAATGACTAATACAGCATCAGCAAAACTTGATGAGGCAGCGGCTGTTGTCAAAGATGCTGAAATTGCAGTTGATACACATGTCTTACAGGGTGATGCTCGTTTTGTTTTGGCAGATCAGGTCCCTGAACAACTCAGTCCTGATTTAATCGTAATGGGAAAAACCGGTACTAATATTGTTATGCGTGTGTTCATGGGTTCAACGGCTCGATATGTTTCAGAGCATGCTGAAACCAGTGTACTGTTAGTGCAATAA
- a CDS encoding N-acetylmuramoyl-L-alanine amidase, whose translation MVKKWLLSNLIGIIITVSILITVVGLIISLVSKEEIITHPNNVQFRNGPGRQYKSLASLKSGTRLIVIDKKHGWWQVRRSDNEKVGWVASWVANSTILKTAKPISEATIVLDPGHGGSDTGALSSNGKYKEKTYTLRTARHVRAALKSTGARVIMTRDSDKIVPLLEIPIPGEKNKADAQISFHFDSSAEGTKATGISQYYYHKNSKTLAEVVSSSLNNMPLNNRGVDTAAYIAIKNTSQPAILLENGFINNNADLKYIRKSSYQKKIAKNLTTALTTYFKQNTEMK comes from the coding sequence ATGGTTAAAAAATGGCTTTTAAGTAATTTGATTGGCATTATCATTACTGTCAGTATATTAATTACAGTGGTAGGATTAATTATTTCACTCGTTTCAAAAGAAGAGATTATTACCCATCCCAACAATGTTCAGTTTCGAAATGGCCCTGGGCGACAATACAAATCATTAGCTTCACTAAAAAGTGGTACACGATTAATTGTAATAGACAAGAAACATGGCTGGTGGCAAGTTCGCCGTTCTGACAATGAAAAAGTCGGCTGGGTGGCCAGTTGGGTGGCAAATTCAACCATCTTAAAAACAGCAAAACCGATTAGTGAAGCCACTATTGTTTTAGACCCTGGTCACGGCGGTTCCGATACCGGTGCCCTATCATCAAACGGCAAGTACAAAGAAAAAACATACACTTTGCGCACTGCAAGGCATGTTAGGGCGGCCTTAAAATCGACTGGTGCTCGTGTCATCATGACAAGAGACAGTGATAAAATTGTGCCACTTTTGGAAATACCCATTCCTGGCGAAAAGAATAAAGCCGATGCACAGATATCCTTTCACTTTGATTCTTCAGCAGAAGGTACCAAAGCAACCGGTATTTCACAATATTATTATCACAAAAATTCTAAAACGCTAGCAGAAGTAGTTAGCTCCTCATTAAATAATATGCCGTTGAATAACCGTGGTGTTGATACAGCTGCTTATATAGCAATAAAAAATACTAGTCAACCTGCAATTTTACTTGAGAATGGCTTCATCAATAACAATGCTGACTTGAAATATATTCGTAAAAGCAGTTATCAAAAGAAAATTGCCAAAAACTTAACTACGGCCCTAACGACTTACTTTAAACAAAACACGGAGATGAAATAA
- a CDS encoding acetate/propionate family kinase produces MSKIMAVNAGSSSLKFQLLEMPEEIVITQGVIERIGMDDAIITIKYGADVEPVRLVGTEDGTISLTKSGDQKYEAELPIKNHHEAIDLMLKKLSDLGIIKDFQEITGVGHRVVAGGEWFNHSVIVDDEVLSKIDRLADYAPLHNPANAMGIRAFQKLLPHATSVAVFDTSFHQTMPEKNYLYSLPYEYYARYGARKYGAHGTSHRYVTERAADKLGIPLDEFNAISFHLGAGASVTAIKNGKSYDTSMGFTPLAGLTMATRSGDVDPSLIYYIQEREGLSNEEMLNVLNKKSGLLGISTISSDMRDLENVQETNTHAQLALDMFYDRVIRYAGQYFAELGRVDAIIFTAGIGENDAVTRAKVLKSLAFAGVDLDEEANNVRGKETIITSSSSKVTGLLIPTNEELMIARDVVTLQNTK; encoded by the coding sequence ATGTCAAAAATAATGGCAGTAAACGCCGGAAGTTCTTCACTTAAGTTTCAATTGTTAGAAATGCCCGAGGAAATAGTTATTACACAAGGGGTAATCGAACGAATTGGTATGGACGATGCAATCATTACAATTAAGTATGGTGCAGATGTTGAACCTGTTCGTTTGGTTGGTACTGAAGATGGTACAATTTCATTAACTAAAAGTGGTGATCAGAAATATGAAGCTGAATTACCAATTAAAAATCATCATGAAGCGATTGATTTGATGTTAAAAAAGTTATCAGATTTAGGAATTATTAAAGATTTTCAAGAAATAACAGGTGTCGGCCATCGCGTTGTTGCTGGTGGTGAATGGTTCAATCATTCAGTTATTGTTGATGATGAGGTGTTATCCAAGATAGATCGCTTAGCTGATTACGCACCATTGCACAACCCAGCTAATGCAATGGGAATTCGGGCATTCCAAAAATTGTTGCCACATGCAACTTCTGTTGCAGTGTTTGATACATCATTTCATCAAACAATGCCTGAAAAAAATTATCTATATAGCTTGCCATATGAATATTACGCACGCTACGGTGCTCGTAAATATGGTGCGCATGGAACTTCACACCGTTATGTAACTGAACGAGCGGCAGACAAATTAGGAATACCATTAGATGAATTCAATGCGATTTCATTTCATTTGGGTGCTGGAGCGTCAGTAACGGCAATTAAAAATGGTAAGTCATACGATACGTCAATGGGATTCACACCGCTTGCTGGCTTGACAATGGCGACTCGTTCTGGAGATGTGGATCCATCATTAATTTATTATATTCAAGAACGTGAAGGCCTTTCAAATGAAGAAATGCTTAATGTCTTAAATAAAAAGTCTGGTCTATTAGGTATCTCAACTATTTCAAGTGACATGCGTGATTTGGAAAATGTTCAGGAAACCAATACTCATGCGCAATTGGCATTGGACATGTTCTACGATCGTGTGATTCGTTATGCAGGGCAGTATTTTGCTGAACTAGGTCGTGTGGATGCTATTATTTTCACAGCAGGTATCGGTGAAAACGATGCAGTAACACGCGCTAAAGTATTGAAATCATTGGCATTTGCAGGCGTTGATCTAGATGAAGAAGCAAACAATGTTCGTGGTAAAGAAACAATTATTACATCGTCCAGTTCTAAAGTAACTGGGTTATTGATTCCGACAAATGAGGAATTAATGATTGCACGTGATGTGGTAACATTACAAAACACAAAATAA
- a CDS encoding MscL family protein: MQKIKLPITDNIATEQVNEFRKFITSPAIIQLSIGVIVGGSLTDLIKSVISFASNLFYYLSLLLFSKNHSAKSNLVLDPLRTVFENFLTLCTIAACVFFFVKLVNKFLIKEASETLGYNAQLEETKKLIKIQHETNELLKKSVNLQEKLLNQTEEKRD, encoded by the coding sequence ATGCAAAAAATAAAACTACCAATAACCGATAATATTGCTACCGAACAGGTTAATGAATTTAGAAAGTTTATAACTTCTCCAGCCATTATTCAGTTATCTATTGGTGTCATCGTCGGTGGCAGTTTGACTGATTTAATCAAGAGTGTGATTAGTTTTGCTTCTAATTTGTTTTATTATTTGTCTTTACTGCTATTTTCAAAAAACCACTCGGCCAAAAGTAACTTAGTTTTGGACCCATTGCGCACTGTTTTTGAAAACTTTCTAACGTTATGTACTATTGCTGCATGTGTCTTTTTCTTTGTTAAATTGGTCAATAAATTTTTAATCAAAGAGGCCTCAGAGACTTTGGGTTATAACGCACAACTTGAAGAAACGAAAAAGTTGATTAAGATACAGCATGAAACCAATGAGCTACTCAAGAAATCAGTTAATCTGCAAGAAAAATTATTGAATCAAACCGAAGAGAAAAGGGATTGA
- a CDS encoding carbohydrate-binding domain-containing protein, protein MNKKSQVAHAVISKRYKMYKAGKVWLFAGLSALVIGGLGQITASADTTSTDSIYTTDTASTTDSASDTTSSTTDASSTTESTSETTSGATEASTTADSTSETTSGATEASTTADSTSDTTSSTTDASSTSTADSTSETTSGATETSTTADSTSDTTSSTTDTSSTADSTSDTTSSATEESTTADSTGETTSSAAATSTAADSTSETTSSTTDTSKSDSDSTGETTSSVTDITSNTLNASTGNTSNITFNSSSATITGDGATSDGNTVTINEAGTYNIEGTATDAQIIVNAPITAAVKLVFNNVDLANQIGAVLNGKQFGSLSIEVVGTNNITTSVVVEDEESLDTTNPNGAIYANGDLTIDGDGTLNISSTMNGISSDGTLTINSGTLNITKSYEALEGEIVTINGGTINLNSSDDIINAQLDQTKYDAGSTDTQAININGGILTIRGNGDGLDSNGDINISGGTIIDLINSTPDNGAIDADGTITFTGGTIIWGGTGTEGTPDTESTQSYVAIGSVTAGATIVISKDGQEIFSTTIPDATTYLNISTEGIVSGETYQVSVNGTSKDIIAGQGGGSGMTAVDGMDNMGTPPDGQFGQGTFPGNGSFPSGEAPANKPDSAPSAPSGESIPSTSENNAQESTNNSASADNDSATSSAPKTEDASTVVAEDSIGETDTNSSNTVESLDSTVTVTADSESNDAEQTLQTSNDPADNVLSVTTATNKTSITSENDDKAESTKVATSSSSSLPKTGTSNASVLSSLIAILVQVGLLAGLRAKYRTSKGTK, encoded by the coding sequence ATGAATAAAAAGTCTCAGGTTGCACATGCTGTTATTTCAAAACGCTATAAAATGTATAAGGCTGGTAAGGTTTGGCTATTTGCTGGTTTATCTGCCTTAGTTATTGGTGGTCTTGGTCAAATCACTGCTAGTGCGGATACCACATCGACAGACTCTATCTATACGACGGACACAGCATCAACAACAGATAGTGCAAGCGACACAACAAGCAGTACGACGGATGCATCATCAACAACAGAGAGCACAAGCGAGACAACAAGCGGTGCGACGGAAGCATCAACGACGGCTGATAGCACAAGCGAGACAACAAGCGGTGCGACGGAAGCATCAACGACGGCTGATAGTACAAGTGATACAACAAGCAGTACGACGGATGCATCATCAACATCAACAGCAGATAGCACAAGCGAGACAACAAGCGGTGCGACGGAAACATCAACGACGGCTGATAGTACAAGTGACACAACAAGCAGTACGACGGATACATCATCAACAGCAGATAGCACAAGTGATACAACAAGCAGTGCGACAGAGGAGTCAACAACGGCTGATAGTACAGGCGAGACAACAAGCAGTGCGGCAGCTACATCAACAGCAGCTGATAGCACAAGCGAGACAACGAGCAGTACGACAGATACATCAAAATCAGATTCTGATAGTACAGGCGAGACAACAAGTAGCGTGACTGACATAACAAGTAATACGTTAAATGCATCTACGGGAAACACGAGTAATATAACATTCAATTCATCTTCAGCAACAATTACAGGAGATGGTGCAACTAGTGATGGAAACACAGTTACAATTAACGAAGCTGGGACTTACAATATTGAGGGTACAGCGACTGATGCACAAATAATTGTTAACGCACCAATAACTGCGGCAGTAAAGTTAGTATTTAACAATGTTGATTTAGCCAACCAAATTGGTGCTGTGCTTAATGGTAAGCAATTTGGTAGTTTGTCGATTGAAGTAGTGGGTACAAATAATATCACAACTTCTGTAGTCGTTGAAGATGAAGAGTCATTAGATACAACAAATCCGAATGGCGCCATATATGCTAATGGCGACTTAACAATTGATGGTGATGGTACCTTAAATATTAGTTCAACTATGAATGGTATATCCTCTGATGGTACCTTAACTATTAATTCTGGTACGTTAAATATTACTAAGTCGTATGAAGCTTTGGAAGGGGAAATCGTAACAATTAACGGTGGAACGATTAACCTGAATTCAAGTGACGATATTATCAATGCTCAGTTAGATCAAACTAAATACGATGCAGGATCTACTGACACACAAGCAATTAATATTAATGGTGGCATCTTAACCATCCGAGGAAATGGTGATGGGTTAGATTCCAACGGTGACATCAATATTAGTGGCGGTACAATCATAGATTTAATTAATTCAACGCCTGATAATGGTGCGATTGATGCAGATGGGACAATTACATTTACAGGTGGAACAATTATTTGGGGCGGAACCGGAACTGAAGGGACGCCAGATACGGAATCAACTCAAAGCTATGTAGCTATTGGATCCGTAACAGCTGGGGCAACAATTGTTATTTCAAAAGATGGGCAGGAAATTTTCTCCACAACTATTCCTGACGCGACAACGTATCTAAATATCTCAACGGAGGGCATTGTATCTGGTGAAACGTATCAAGTAAGCGTTAACGGTACCTCAAAGGATATCATTGCTGGTCAAGGTGGTGGCTCAGGTATGACCGCTGTAGATGGTATGGATAACATGGGGACACCACCAGATGGCCAATTTGGTCAAGGAACTTTTCCAGGTAATGGTAGTTTTCCTAGTGGAGAAGCACCTGCAAATAAGCCGGATAGTGCACCGTCAGCACCATCAGGAGAGAGTATCCCAAGTACTTCTGAAAACAATGCCCAAGAATCAACTAATAACAGTGCGTCAGCAGATAATGATTCGGCCACATCGTCAGCGCCCAAAACAGAAGATGCTTCAACAGTAGTTGCAGAAGACTCTATTGGCGAAACGGACACAAACTCATCCAATACGGTTGAGTCACTTGACAGCACTGTAACAGTTACGGCTGACTCAGAAAGCAACGATGCTGAACAAACGCTTCAAACAAGTAATGATCCCGCAGACAATGTTTTATCAGTGACGACTGCCACTAATAAAACATCAATAACAAGCGAAAATGATGACAAAGCCGAGAGTACAAAAGTCGCTACTTCATCATCCTCATCCTTACCAAAAACAGGGACTAGTAACGCTAGTGTGCTGTCTAGTTTAATTGCAATATTGGTACAGGTTGGTTTGTTAGCTGGATTAAGAGCTAAGTATAGAACATCAAAAGGGACTAAATAA